A genomic region of Nostoc sp. UHCC 0702 contains the following coding sequences:
- a CDS encoding phosphate ABC transporter ATP-binding protein produces the protein MTYSNSRSQSDSATLNQQDNSVFNVEGVKVFYGGFLALLDVYLKIPEKQIVAFIGPSGCGKSTLLRCFNRMNDLIPGAKVEGRLNYRDRNIYDPKINSVKLRRQVGMVFQRPNPFPKSIYENIAFGPRSNGYKGNIDELVEDSLRRAAIWDEVKDKLKAKGTALSGGQQQRLCIARAIAMKPDVLLMDEPCSALDPISTRQVEELCLELKQQYTIIMVTHNMQQASRVADWTAFFNTEIDQHGKRRGKLVEFSSTEKMFTSPETTEAEEYISGRFG, from the coding sequence ATGACATATAGCAACAGTAGAAGTCAATCAGATAGTGCCACACTCAACCAACAAGATAACTCTGTGTTTAATGTTGAAGGTGTGAAGGTATTCTATGGTGGATTTCTAGCACTTCTCGATGTCTACTTAAAAATTCCAGAAAAACAAATCGTTGCTTTTATTGGCCCTTCAGGATGTGGTAAAAGTACCTTATTGCGTTGTTTCAACCGGATGAATGATTTAATCCCTGGTGCTAAGGTAGAGGGGAGATTAAATTATCGCGATCGCAATATTTACGACCCTAAAATTAATTCTGTGAAATTACGCCGCCAAGTAGGCATGGTTTTTCAAAGACCAAATCCTTTTCCGAAGTCAATATACGAAAATATTGCTTTTGGGCCACGTTCTAATGGTTATAAAGGTAACATTGATGAGTTGGTGGAAGATTCACTTAGACGTGCTGCAATTTGGGATGAAGTCAAAGACAAATTGAAAGCAAAAGGTACTGCTTTATCTGGGGGACAACAGCAACGGCTTTGTATTGCACGGGCGATCGCTATGAAGCCAGATGTATTATTGATGGATGAACCATGTTCTGCTCTTGACCCAATTTCTACCCGTCAAGTCGAAGAACTCTGCCTAGAACTCAAGCAGCAGTATACCATCATTATGGTGACTCATAATATGCAGCAAGCTTCCAGAGTTGCAGATTGGACAGCGTTTTTCAACACAGAAATTGACCAGCATGGCAAACGTCGCGGAAAACTAGTTGAGTTCAGTTCTACAGAAAAAATGTTTACTTCTCCGGAAACCACAGAAGCCGAAGAGTATATTAGTGGACGCTTCGGTTAA
- the pstA gene encoding phosphate ABC transporter permease PstA: MATSYQRDSSWDLSTEFSDNVEKRETLGKVFEIIFLLGLLIGIFILALLLFDIFRDGIARFLTPGFLTENPSRFPDQGGIRPAVVSSILLGIVVIVVTVPIGVGAALYLEEYAPKAWWTAIVEINISNLAGVPSIVYGLLGLGVFNYLLGFGPALISGALTLSLLSLPVIIVTAREAIRAVPDSLRNASYGLGVTKWRTISSHVLPYAIPGILTGVIISISRAIGDAASLIVVGAVGFLTFNPGLFQRFMALPIQIYSYITRPEPGFANAAAATIIALLTLILVLNGVAIYIRQRFSIN, translated from the coding sequence ATGGCTACAAGTTATCAACGAGATAGTTCTTGGGATTTGTCAACAGAATTTAGTGATAATGTTGAGAAAAGGGAAACGTTAGGAAAAGTATTTGAGATAATTTTTCTGTTAGGATTGTTGATTGGTATATTTATCCTAGCATTGCTACTTTTTGATATTTTTAGAGACGGAATAGCCAGATTTTTGACACCTGGCTTTCTGACGGAAAACCCTTCTCGTTTTCCCGACCAAGGTGGTATTCGTCCTGCCGTTGTTAGTAGCATTCTTTTAGGAATTGTTGTTATTGTAGTTACTGTACCAATAGGTGTGGGAGCAGCTTTATATCTCGAAGAATATGCACCTAAAGCCTGGTGGACAGCAATTGTTGAGATTAACATCAGCAATTTGGCGGGAGTACCTTCTATTGTCTATGGATTACTAGGTTTAGGAGTTTTCAACTATCTGCTGGGATTTGGCCCTGCTTTAATTTCGGGAGCGTTGACTTTATCATTGTTGTCATTACCAGTAATTATTGTGACAGCTAGAGAAGCAATTCGCGCCGTTCCAGATTCTTTAAGGAATGCTTCCTACGGCTTAGGTGTGACAAAATGGCGAACTATTAGCAGTCATGTCTTACCTTATGCTATTCCTGGTATTCTGACAGGGGTAATTATTTCTATATCCCGTGCTATTGGTGATGCAGCATCTTTAATTGTTGTAGGTGCTGTAGGTTTTCTCACGTTCAACCCTGGTTTATTCCAGAGATTTATGGCGTTACCGATTCAAATTTACAGTTACATCACTCGTCCAGAACCAGGTTTTGCAAATGCAGCAGCAGCGACAATTATTGCATTGTTAACCTTGATTTTAGTTTTAAATGGTGTAGCGATTTATATTCGGCAACGCTTCTCGATAAATTAG